In the Elusimicrobiota bacterium genome, GGCGCGACGGCATCCTGTCGCGGCTCCAGGACGCCGGCGTCGGCGTCGCGGTGAACTACCGCCCGATCCATCTCCTCAGCTACTATCGTTCCCGCTTCGGCTACGCCCCGGGAGCCTTCCCGGTAGCGGAACGCATCGGGGCCGAGACCCTCTCCCTTCCGCTCTACCCCAAGCTCCAGGACCCGGAAGTCCGCGCGGTCATCCGCGCCGTCCGGGAGACGATGACGCGCCATGGTTGAGAGCATCGTCGCCCGACAGAAGCGCGAGGGCCGCCTGACCCCGGCCGCTGAGTTCCCGAAGGTCGTCCTCATCGACACGGTCAGCCACTGCAACCTCCGCTGCTCCATGTGCGTGCACCCGCGCATGCGCCGCAAGAAGGGGATCATGCCCTGGCCCCTCTTCACCAAGCTCATCGACGAGATCGCGCGCGAAGACAAGGGCGCACGGGTCTGGCTGGTCTTTTTCGGCGAGGCGCTCATCCTGAAGAACCGCAAGCCCGGCATCTTCGAGATGATCGCCTACGCCAAGGCGGCGGGGCTGCGCGACGTGGTCATCAATTCCAACGCCAACCTGCTCGACGACCGGGCGGCCCGCCGCCTCATCGAGTCCGGTCTCGACGCCGTCTACATCGGGCTCGACGCGTTCTCCGCCGAGACCTATTCCCGCCTGCGCGTCGGCGGAGATTACCGGAAGACCGTGGACAACGTGCTGAACCTGCTCAGGCTCAAACGGGAGCTCCGGGCGAAAAAGCCGGACGTGTTCGTGCAATTCGTGGAGATGCCCGAGAACCGCGCCGAGAGACCCGCCTTCGTGCGCTTCTGGAAGCGGCACGGGGCGACCGTCAAGATCCGCCCGATGGTGAGTTGGGCCGGGGAGATCCGCGCCGGGAACCTCGTCCTGGGCAACGACCAGCGCTGGCCCTGCTATTGGGCCATGCGCACGCTGTCCGTCACCGATTCCGGGAAGGTCGTTCTCTGCGCGGTGGATCTGGACGCGCAATACATCGCAGGGGACGCTCGCCGACGCTCCCTCAAGGAGATCTGGAACGGGAAGCTCGCGCGCCTCCGGGAGCATCACCTCCGGGGCCGGTGGAGCAAGCTGCCCAAGCTTTGCGCGGACTGTCGCGACTGGCAGTCCGCCCGCGCCGACTATTACTCCGGAAGCCGCTGATGTGCGGGATCTGCGGATTCTCAGGTCCCTCCCGAGAAGACATCCTTCGCCGCATGGCCGACGCCATCAGGCACCGAGGCCCGGACGAAGACGGATTCTACTCCGACGACGCCGTGAACCTCGGGATGCGCCGCCTCAGCATCATCGATCCCGCCACCGGCCGACAGCCTCTGCACAACGAGGACTCCCGCCTATGGGTCGTGATGAACGGCGAGATCTACAACGCCCCGGAACTGCGCCGTGAGATGGAAGCCCGCGGCCACCGGTTCTACACCGACCATTCCGACACCGAGACGCTCCCGCACCTTTACGAGGAATACGGCGATGACTTTCCCACGCACCTCAACGGGATGTTCGCCGCCGCGCTTTGGGACCGCGTCCGGCGGCGCCTGCTCCTGGTGCGCGACCGGATGGGGGTCAAGCCCCTTTTCTATCGCGTCGCGAACGGCCGGCTGATC is a window encoding:
- a CDS encoding radical SAM protein, with amino-acid sequence MVESIVARQKREGRLTPAAEFPKVVLIDTVSHCNLRCSMCVHPRMRRKKGIMPWPLFTKLIDEIAREDKGARVWLVFFGEALILKNRKPGIFEMIAYAKAAGLRDVVINSNANLLDDRAARRLIESGLDAVYIGLDAFSAETYSRLRVGGDYRKTVDNVLNLLRLKRELRAKKPDVFVQFVEMPENRAERPAFVRFWKRHGATVKIRPMVSWAGEIRAGNLVLGNDQRWPCYWAMRTLSVTDSGKVVLCAVDLDAQYIAGDARRRSLKEIWNGKLARLREHHLRGRWSKLPKLCADCRDWQSARADYYSGSR